The DNA window TCTGGAGCGGTCAGTTGCCCGGAGTGGCAAGTTGTTCACGGTACACGCGCCCAATATTTTTATTTCGCGGCGGTTGTAGCTACCATGAACGTATAGACTTGCTACTCGGGCTCTCTTAATTTAGGTGGTATAGTGAAGGTATGTTAAGTCGAATAATTGCTTTTGGGTCAGGTATCGCAATTGTTTTACTAGTTGTTATGTTGTACATGACTACTCCAGCAGAAGCAGGACCTTTAGGAATTCTTTTTGTATTTATTTTGATGTACGCGTCAGCACTTGGTATGCTGACTTTTTTGCTATTTGGACTCAGCCGAGTTATTGCGAGGTTATCACGATCTGTTACGGTTCGCCGACCACTTAATGTACTAAGCCTTCAAAGATCATATTATTTTGCATCAGTTCTGGCACTTGTGCCAGTAATGTTCATCGGCATGCAGTCAGTTGGTCAGGTTGGTCTTTATGAGATTGTTCTTATGGTTCTATTTACTACAATCGGATGTATCTATATTGCAAAAAGAACGACCTAAATTAGACCTGTGAGTGTAACGATTATGCTATAATCACAGATATGGAACCCAAACTGCCAGCACCAGCAATTGAACGTATGCCATCACCTGTGAATTATTCACAGTCTGGTGAAGTTTTACCCCTTCCTCCAACGCCAGAAACAGGGCTGGAGCAGCGTCAAGAGCAGCATGAACAGGGAAGTGTTAATCAAGCAGCAACAACGCAAAATCCTGTAAACCTCCCGGTTTTGCCAACTCCAGTAGCACTACCGGTAGACGATCTCTCAACGGCAACAGTGCCAGTAGACGATACTCCGTTAGTTGCTAATGACGATGATCTTATAGAAAAAGAGTGGGTAGATAAGGCAAAAAAAATTATCACTGAAACAAGAGATGATCCACATCGACGAGAGCAGGAGGTTAGTAAACTTCAGGCAGACTATCTGCTCAAAAGATATGGAAAGGAACTTGGTGCTTCGCAGTAGCGTTGCATCAATTGATTAGCTGATGACAGGTTTATTTATCGGTGTCTTCATCTTTGTCTTCTTAGGCTCGGCTGCAGCATTTATCATCTTCTCACAGTATAAAAAAACGCTTCGTGAAGCAAAAAATTACGAACGTGGACTTAAAATGGTTCCTCTGCTTATTCATCTACCACCTGCAAGCGATGATATAGAGCAAGGTGGCCGTGATGAAAGGGACCTCACTGAAGAAGTGCTTTCGCAGGCTCAGGTTATGTATAATATTATCGCTAGTACAGCGACGAAAGGCTTTAAGAGTAAGCTTTACGGCCAACGGCACTTAGCATTTGAAATAATTGCACGACAAGGCTTGGTGCACTACTACGCAATAGTACCGGCAGTTCTTGTAGATGTAGTTCGTCAAGCGGTAGCTGCAGCGTACCCGTCAGCTCGACTTGAAGAGGTTGTTGAACACAATATATTTAGCGAGGCGGGTAAGATGAGTGGAACCATCGGTGGTGAGTTTACCCTTAAAAAAAGTTTCGTTCATCCCATCGCAACTTTCCAAGATTCAAAAAGGGATGCATCGAGAGCACTACTCAACGCCTTGTCGGCTGCCGGGCGTGAAGACGGTGCTGCAATTCAATTTATGCTTCGTCCAGCGCGAGAAGGTTGGACTAGAAAATCAATTGAGACTGTTGAAAAAGTAACAAAAAACAAAGGTACGAAAGCTGGCTTTGGAGGTCTTGTTGCGCCTAAGGAAATTATGGGTGCACTATGGAAGCCGCCTACATCAGAAGTTAAACCAGAAGATAAACAATTAACCGCACTTGAACAGGCCTCAATTGAAGCCATCGAAGAAAAGACACGATATCCCGGCTACGAAGTATTAATACGAGCTGTTGTTTCCTCTAATACTGCAACTCATTCACAGGTTCTATTAAAGAACATTGTCGCAGCATTTTCCCTATTTGACTCACCAAGTCATAACGGATTTAAGTTTGCGATTGCAAAAAATATCGAAGAGCTTGTGACAGCTTATATATTCCGTTTTTTCCCACAGACGGTTAATCAGAATATATTAAATAGCGTCGAGCTTGCAACGGTCTTTCATCTTCCAAGTCAAAACAGCATACCAACTTCGCAGGTTCAGCGTCAAATGTCAAAACAAGTAGACGGCCCGACGGAAGTAATGGATGATGGGTTTTTATTAGGCTACAACGAATTCCGAGGAATTAAAAAAGAAATTAGACTTTCGACCAATGATAGACGGCGGCATACGTACATTATTGGACAAACGGGTACAGGTAAATCTATCCTATTAGAGAATTTGGCTTTTCAGGATATGATGGATGGCCGTGGGTTCGCATTCATCGATCCACATGGAGATTCAGCTGAAGCACTCCTTGGCAAAGTACCAAAAGAGCGTGTTGAGGATGTTATTTATTTTAACCCGGGAGACATGACTAATCCAATAGGTTTAAATATGTTCGAATTTGATCATCCAGATCAAAAAGACTTCCTAGTACAAGAGGCGATTAACATGTTATATGGTTTATATGACCCTGGGCACACAGGCATTGTTGGTCCTCGACTCGAGCATATTTTCCGCAACTGTGCTCTCCTACTTATGGCTGATCCAGCTGGGGGTACTTTTATTGATATTCCAAAGCTGCTTATCGATGAAGAATTTATGAAGAGTAAATTAAAATTCGTTACCGATCAGACAGTGCTTGATTTTTGGACAAAAGAATTTCCAGCTTCACAAAAGTCTAACGAGTCTGGAGAAGTGATTAGTTGGGTTGTGAGTAAATTTGGCCCTTTCATCAGTAACGATGCTATGCGAAATATAATTGGCCAAACAAAGAGTGGTTTTAACCTCCGAGATATCATGGATAACAAGAAGATTCTTCTCGTTAACCTTAGTAAGGGAAAGATGGGTGAGCTTAACTCTAAACTTCTCGGTATTATCTTCGTTATGAAATTCCAGGCTGCAGCAATGGGCCGTGCTGACACGCTTGAAGCAGACCGAGTTGACTTTAGTCTGTATGTAGACGAGTTTCAAAACTTCGCTACAGAAAGCTTTGAGTCAATTTTGTCCGAAGCTCGTAAGTATAGGCTGAACCTTATTCTTGGTAATCAGTTTATGACCCAATTAACGGATAAGATACGAGAGGCGATTATCGGAAACGTCGGTACTGTTATTTCTGGACGCATTGGTATCACTGATGCTGAAATTCTTGTTAAAAAGTTTGCACCAACTTTTGATGCGGAAGATCTAACAAAAATGCCGAATTATCAGTCTGTAACAAGCGTCATGATTAATAATGTTCCGTCCGCACCATTTAGTATGAGTTTTATAGCCCCAATGGGTCAGCCGAATGCTCAGCTTGCGGACGCACTTAAGCGCCTATCGGCTTCTAAATATGCCAAACCTCGTGCTGTAGTAGAGGCGGAAATATTTACTCGTCTTGCACCACCTAAGGCACCTGAAAGGCCACAGATTCCCAGAGGTATTCCGTCCTCTGGTTCTGGGGCTAGTCGCCCAGGTGGTATCGCACCTAAGCCTGCTTCTGGCTCGTCATTTCTGGATGAATGGCTCACGAAGCGTCAGCAAATGAAAAGTAGTGCTCCGCAAAAGCCTATGGCAGCTCCAGCATCTACTTTGACACCCAGCACTCCTCTTGATGCGGCAGAGGCCCCGTTAGTTCCTAATATGCCACTTGTGCCATCTTCGCCTCAAGCCTCACAGCCGGCTTCTCAGCAGCCTCTGCCACCATCTCTTCAGCAACCACCTGTGTCATCAATAGTCCAGACACCAGTCGACCCTGTGGCACTTAACGTAGATGCTGCAGTAGAACCTATAGATCGACTCCATCTTCGTGGGGAACAGACAAATATTGACGATGAAATATCGATTAAAATACGTTAATGAATTCTGTACCACATAAAAATACCTCGCTTTATACGAGGTATTTTTATATACGAGGATAGTATCTTTAACGTTTTCCTGTAACCATGATACGGAAGTAATCAAATAGTAGTCCTATGATCCACCCAATTGCAAATGATCCGATACTTTCAAATCCAGAAAGGGGATACCCGTAGTACTTGGCAACAAGGTATACACCAAGTGTCACAAGGAATGCAACAACTGCGCCCGCCAATATCGCATTAGGACGTGCCACTGTACTGCCCACAGCATCACTTGTTTTTTCTACGACTGAATTATGTATAACCTTACTAAACGTTCGACTAGGACCCGATAATTCACTCCGGACCTGCTTCATAGTAGCGTTATAGCTAGCTTGTCGTTCAGCCTTACCTATTGGTCCATCTTTACGACGTTCAGCAGGGGAGATCTTCTGATCTGTCTCTCTTTTCTTTTCGTGCTCGATGCTTTTTGCGTTTTCAAGAGCTTCATGTCTTGCGTCTTCGGTTTTCTCTTTAGACTTTTCTCCAGCTTTCTCAAGCTGTTCGCGTAGGCGCTCTCTTTGCTCAATACCAATTTTTTCTAAAGCTTCAGGATTTTTATCTTGCTCATGGCCGAATGCTATTTTTTCAGGACTATTACTCATAACCAACCTTTATGTTTATTAAATTGTACCGCTATTTAGGTCTCGACGGATTAGTCGAACTTCTTTTTTCACTTGTCTTGTACGAGCGTAGAAGTATGTTGCGATCGCAAGTACGGCACCGGCAAACAATATATTTTCGGAAGCACCTGTGTGTGGTAGCTCCATAACAACTTGTTCAACAACTTTTTCCTTCGGACAATCAACCATGACAGTTGTGTTATTACCTACGAAATCATTCACCATACGACAGTTGTACGACTCGGGGTTACTTGGGCTCTGTGGAG is part of the Candidatus Saccharimonadales bacterium genome and encodes:
- a CDS encoding TraM recognition domain-containing protein, which codes for MTGLFIGVFIFVFLGSAAAFIIFSQYKKTLREAKNYERGLKMVPLLIHLPPASDDIEQGGRDERDLTEEVLSQAQVMYNIIASTATKGFKSKLYGQRHLAFEIIARQGLVHYYAIVPAVLVDVVRQAVAAAYPSARLEEVVEHNIFSEAGKMSGTIGGEFTLKKSFVHPIATFQDSKRDASRALLNALSAAGREDGAAIQFMLRPAREGWTRKSIETVEKVTKNKGTKAGFGGLVAPKEIMGALWKPPTSEVKPEDKQLTALEQASIEAIEEKTRYPGYEVLIRAVVSSNTATHSQVLLKNIVAAFSLFDSPSHNGFKFAIAKNIEELVTAYIFRFFPQTVNQNILNSVELATVFHLPSQNSIPTSQVQRQMSKQVDGPTEVMDDGFLLGYNEFRGIKKEIRLSTNDRRRHTYIIGQTGTGKSILLENLAFQDMMDGRGFAFIDPHGDSAEALLGKVPKERVEDVIYFNPGDMTNPIGLNMFEFDHPDQKDFLVQEAINMLYGLYDPGHTGIVGPRLEHIFRNCALLLMADPAGGTFIDIPKLLIDEEFMKSKLKFVTDQTVLDFWTKEFPASQKSNESGEVISWVVSKFGPFISNDAMRNIIGQTKSGFNLRDIMDNKKILLVNLSKGKMGELNSKLLGIIFVMKFQAAAMGRADTLEADRVDFSLYVDEFQNFATESFESILSEARKYRLNLILGNQFMTQLTDKIREAIIGNVGTVISGRIGITDAEILVKKFAPTFDAEDLTKMPNYQSVTSVMINNVPSAPFSMSFIAPMGQPNAQLADALKRLSASKYAKPRAVVEAEIFTRLAPPKAPERPQIPRGIPSSGSGASRPGGIAPKPASGSSFLDEWLTKRQQMKSSAPQKPMAAPASTLTPSTPLDAAEAPLVPNMPLVPSSPQASQPASQQPLPPSLQQPPVSSIVQTPVDPVALNVDAAVEPIDRLHLRGEQTNIDDEISIKIR